A region of Vanessa tameamea isolate UH-Manoa-2023 chromosome 21, ilVanTame1 primary haplotype, whole genome shotgun sequence DNA encodes the following proteins:
- the LOC113395643 gene encoding cell cycle control protein 50A, with amino-acid sequence MATSSDTSDQNVKSRRPAESAFKQQRLPAWQPILTAGTVLPTFFVIGIAFIPVGIGLLYFSDEVKEHVIDYTYCLKDDENITCAEYIKQNNMEPCTCQIPFNLTEDFKGDVYFYYGLSNYYQNHRRYVKSRDDSQLLGRLTLTPSSDCEPFAYAEEDGKMKPIAPCGAIANSLFNDTLLVRSQDSDKNVPVLRTGIAWTSDKDIKFRNPPGDLKTAFANFTKPINWRNPVWMLDPNNSDNNGFQNEDLIVWMRTAALPTFRKLYRRVDHSQVGFSTGLFKGPYILRVEYNYPVTDFDGTKSFIISTTSLLGGKNPFLGVAYVVVGTLCLLLGIVLLVIHVRCSKSTTEMINVNPRTPYS; translated from the exons ATGGCTACTTCGAGTGATACATCGGACCAGAATGTTAAATCGAGACGCCCTGCAG AATCGGCCTTTAAGCAGCAGCGATTGCCAGCTTGGCAACCCATTCTAACCGCAGGCACCGTTCTCCCTACGTTTTTCGTGATAGGTATTGCGTTTATACCTGTAGGTATTGGTTTGCTCTATTTTTCTGATGAG GTAAAAGAGCATGTTATAGACTATACATACTGTCTAAAGGATGATGAAAATATAACATGTGCTGAATATATAAAGCAGAATAACATGGAGCCTTGTACTTGTCAAATTCCGTTTAATCTAACCGAGGATTTTAAAGGTGATGTGTACTTTTACTATGGTCTCAGCAACTACTACCAAAATCACCGGAGATATGTAAAATCGAG GGATGATAGTCAGCTGCTTGGACGCTTGACACTCACTCCATCATCAGATTGTGAGCCATTTGCATATGCTGAAGAAGATGGGAAGATGAAGCCTATTGCACCCTGTGGTGCTATAGCCAACTCTCTCTTTAACG acACATTGTTAGTACGCTCCCAGGATTCGGATAAAAATGTACCAGTTCTGAGGACAGGTATTGCATGGACTTCAGACAAAGATATCAAGTTTAGAAATCCACCTGGAGACCTGAAGACTG CCTTTGCAAACTTTACGAAACCAATCAACTGGCGCAATCCGGTTTGGATGCTGGATCCCAATAATTCAGATAACAATGGATTCCAG AACGAGGACCTGATAGTGTGGATGCGCACTGCGGCTCTGCCAACTTTCCGCAAGCTTTACCGAAGAGTTGATCATTCACAAGTCGGGTTCAGCACTGGACTATTTAAAGGACCTTACATTCTGAGAGTAGAATACA ACTACCCCGTGACAGACTTCGACGGAACGAAATCGTTCATTATATCGACAACGTCATTGCTCGGAGGCAAGAATCCTTTCCTGGGCGTGGCGTACGTCGTGGTGGGCACGCTGTGTCTGCTGCTGGGCATCGTGCTGCTCGTGATACACGTGAGATGCTCCAAGAG CACAACAGAGATGATCAACGTGAACCCACGCACTCCGTATTCTTAA